A single window of Fischerella sp. PCC 9605 DNA harbors:
- a CDS encoding rhomboid family intramembrane serine protease, producing the protein MIPISDNIFIVTRKKPIIVYWLIGINIALFLWELKLEIEGILGNLVYNWGLIPAQMNGAIGDVLSGNLAAGIFLLSRSTSLLTAMFIHGSFSQILGNLLFLWVFGRNLEKILGHGQFIGFYLMCGILTEIIQILADPSLTIPLIGANGAIASILGAYVYKFPKVKIDTVMPLLIVFIPVQLPAVFYTFWWLVQQLFYGIGSLSIPGGVNPLTSINYWAQIAGLIIGATAMRQLKRR; encoded by the coding sequence ATGATTCCTATTAGCGATAACATTTTTATTGTCACACGTAAAAAGCCGATTATTGTTTACTGGCTGATTGGTATTAACATTGCCTTATTTTTGTGGGAATTGAAGCTAGAGATTGAGGGTATATTAGGCAATTTAGTTTACAATTGGGGGCTGATTCCCGCACAAATGAATGGTGCTATAGGCGATGTACTATCTGGTAATTTAGCTGCTGGGATATTTTTGTTATCGCGTTCCACTTCTCTGCTAACGGCAATGTTTATCCACGGCAGTTTTAGCCAAATATTAGGTAATTTGTTATTTTTGTGGGTTTTTGGCAGAAATTTGGAAAAAATTCTCGGACATGGTCAGTTTATAGGGTTTTACCTCATGTGTGGCATTCTGACAGAGATAATACAAATTCTCGCTGACCCTAGTTTGACAATACCATTGATTGGAGCGAATGGTGCGATCGCATCTATTTTAGGGGCATATGTTTATAAGTTTCCAAAAGTTAAAATTGACACAGTTATGCCTCTGCTGATTGTATTTATACCTGTGCAATTACCAGCGGTTTTCTATACATTTTGGTGGTTGGTACAACAGTTGTTTTATGGCATTGGTAGTTTAAGCATTCCTGGTGGCGTAAACCCACTGACTAGCATTAATTATTGGGCGCAGATAGCAGGATTAATTATCGGTGCAACTGCGATGCGACAACTAAAACGACGATAA
- a CDS encoding DUF7219 family protein, translating to MQPEQKNFNNFLYPRSRYRGNVKPECLVFNANLQEFSQKVSYITNLETAGKLSSEEAYNQIHALWKQLKRSKKELGIGNKPSPGIT from the coding sequence GTGCAGCCCGAACAAAAAAATTTTAACAATTTTCTCTACCCTCGCAGTCGCTATCGCGGTAACGTAAAACCAGAGTGCTTAGTATTTAATGCCAACCTCCAAGAATTTTCTCAAAAAGTTAGCTACATTACTAATTTAGAGACGGCTGGCAAGCTGTCTTCAGAAGAAGCCTATAATCAAATCCATGCGCTCTGGAAGCAGTTGAAGCGTAGTAAAAAAGAACTGGGTATTGGCAACAAACCTTCACCAGGAATAACATAA
- a CDS encoding AAA family ATPase, with protein MTSSKNMPRNAYTHKPEQHPNLMLGSLQLLLWLVFRPSAWRNHLERIDPALNPDSASGRCLQWRNPILWKLLFQLYIVLPILANLTLVLMPWVLGKSAKNIAFIIVWGVASGMTWGVASGMAWGVTLGLTSGEELVLVLCLALVVALVMASYVALGVPLGVALGVVFGMGFGLVFNIRLGLVFGLVFGLVFGLVFGLVFDRAWVVVFTMAWVLVFIVGLTMNLWRPVVLYPFFIIWNTLLYEMDKKRTDSKLSLLRWNSAFWDEWQRIPLIGLDKHLILVIERRPVEGKAAINYLRKSRQRWAIEAACIELDARRLESCADMKTIRQVYHVIDELQRPASPLLRIFTRISKYVDAALNQESAYNQRLALRTVVDRLDEYLQNLNLTRSSNKYASRFDSIADSWRKIITSYIEELTKEAELRQEIDSPYIIGVPLTQEQEIFTGRSDIGTRIEELLLDRRRPPLLLYGQRRMGKTSLLNNLGRLLPNTIIPMFVDLQGAPSSASDHAGFLYNLAKGMISSAKRQSALILPPLTREVLANDAFTCFYEWLDKVEQALEQNTGLLALDEFEVLDSAITKGRFDEQDILGMLRHLIQHRPRFKVLLAGSHTIEEYQRWASYLINVQVVHISYLKEDEARKLIEHPVKDFILRYEPESVERVLQLTRSHPYLVQLLCSEIVALKNEQDPSVRRLATLEDVEAAIPEAFSTGGFFFADIQNNQVNAAGLAILRCIAAKGEGAIATRKTIFQEFPDVADSTIKLLLQRELIEEIDDGYRFQVELIRQWFAQRR; from the coding sequence ATGACTTCATCAAAAAATATGCCACGCAATGCCTACACCCATAAACCTGAGCAACACCCTAACTTGATGCTGGGTAGCTTGCAACTGCTTCTCTGGCTTGTCTTCCGTCCCTCTGCGTGGCGAAACCACTTAGAGCGTATTGACCCCGCTCTAAACCCTGACTCTGCATCAGGGAGGTGTTTGCAGTGGCGAAACCCAATTTTGTGGAAGCTACTGTTCCAGCTATACATTGTCTTACCTATCCTGGCTAATTTAACCCTTGTTTTGATGCCGTGGGTATTGGGCAAGTCAGCAAAAAATATTGCGTTTATCATAGTCTGGGGTGTAGCGTCGGGTATGACATGGGGTGTGGCGTCGGGTATGGCATGGGGCGTAACGTTGGGCTTGACGTCGGGTGAGGAGTTGGTCTTAGTGTTGTGCTTGGCTTTGGTCGTAGCGTTGGTCATGGCATCATATGTGGCGTTGGGCGTACCGTTGGGCGTGGCGTTGGGTGTGGTGTTCGGTATGGGATTCGGCCTGGTGTTCAACATAAGGTTAGGCCTGGTGTTCGGCTTAGTGTTCGGCTTGGTGTTCGGCTTGGTGTTCGGCCTGGTGTTTGACAGGGCGTGGGTCGTGGTGTTCACTATGGCGTGGGTTCTGGTGTTCATCGTGGGACTTACTATGAACTTGTGGCGACCTGTAGTGCTCTATCCGTTCTTTATAATATGGAATACGCTATTATATGAAATGGACAAAAAACGTACAGACAGTAAGCTGAGTCTGTTGCGTTGGAACTCTGCTTTTTGGGATGAATGGCAACGCATACCTCTAATTGGCTTAGACAAGCACCTGATCTTAGTCATAGAGCGTCGGCCAGTCGAGGGAAAAGCTGCCATAAATTATTTACGTAAAAGTCGCCAGCGCTGGGCAATTGAAGCTGCGTGTATTGAACTAGATGCACGCCGTTTAGAAAGCTGTGCTGACATGAAAACTATCCGTCAGGTTTATCACGTGATTGACGAACTACAACGCCCAGCTAGTCCCCTGCTACGCATATTCACTCGCATCAGTAAATATGTGGATGCGGCCTTAAACCAGGAAAGTGCATACAATCAACGTCTGGCGCTCAGGACTGTTGTAGACCGTTTAGATGAATACTTGCAGAACTTGAACTTAACTCGCAGTAGTAACAAATATGCTTCTCGTTTTGATTCTATAGCCGACAGTTGGCGTAAGATAATAACCAGCTATATAGAGGAACTGACCAAAGAAGCCGAACTTCGCCAAGAAATTGACTCACCGTACATCATCGGTGTACCTCTCACACAAGAGCAAGAAATATTCACTGGACGCAGTGACATTGGTACACGTATTGAGGAATTACTTCTAGACCGTCGCCGCCCTCCCTTGCTACTCTACGGACAGCGGCGTATGGGCAAAACTTCCCTCCTCAACAACCTGGGACGCTTGCTACCTAATACTATCATCCCCATGTTTGTAGACTTGCAAGGCGCACCCTCATCAGCCAGTGACCATGCAGGTTTTCTCTACAACCTTGCAAAAGGAATGATATCTTCAGCCAAACGTCAAAGTGCTTTAATCCTACCACCCCTCACCCGCGAAGTCCTAGCAAATGACGCTTTCACCTGCTTTTATGAATGGTTAGATAAAGTAGAACAGGCACTAGAACAAAATACCGGATTGCTTGCGCTAGATGAATTCGAGGTACTCGACAGTGCCATAACAAAGGGACGTTTTGATGAACAAGACATTTTAGGAATGCTGCGTCACCTCATCCAACATCGTCCTCGTTTTAAAGTGCTGTTGGCTGGTTCCCATACTATCGAAGAATATCAACGCTGGGCTAGCTACCTCATCAATGTGCAAGTCGTGCATATCAGCTACCTGAAAGAAGACGAAGCGCGTAAATTAATTGAACATCCCGTTAAAGATTTTATTCTGCGCTACGAACCTGAGTCCGTGGAGCGAGTATTACAACTTACCCGCTCTCACCCTTACCTGGTACAACTACTGTGTAGTGAAATTGTCGCCCTCAAGAACGAACAAGACCCTTCTGTACGGCGACTGGCAACTTTAGAAGATGTGGAAGCAGCAATTCCAGAAGCTTTCAGCACTGGTGGTTTTTTCTTTGCTGATATTCAAAATAACCAAGTAAACGCGGCGGGACTTGCTATCTTGCGTTGCATTGCCGCTAAAGGAGAAGGAGCGATCGCCACTCGCAAAACTATATTCCAAGAATTTCCCGACGTTGCAGATAGTACTATTAAATTGCTGTTGCAGCGAGAGTTGATTGAGGAAATAGATGATGGCTATCGCTTCCAAGTAGAGTTGATTCGGCAGTGGTTTGCCCAGAGAAGGTAA
- a CDS encoding NAD-dependent succinate-semialdehyde dehydrogenase, with protein MPIATINPATGELLKNFEPHNDTEIAAKLDLAQQAFEKYRMTSFPERSRWMEKAADILEQEKADFAKLMTLEMGKTYKSAIAEVEKCAWVCRYYAEHAAQFLADVYVETDATKSFVKYQPLGIVLAVMPWNFPFWQVFRFAAPALMAGNVGLLKHASNVPQCALAIEDIIQRAGFPEGVFQTLLIPGAKVADLISDERIKAATLTGSEPAGMSLATACGKQIKKTVLELGGSDPFIVLESADLEAAVAVATTARMLNNGQSCIAAKRFIIQEAIADKFEKLLLEKYHALKIGDPMQPETDIGPLATSDILQDLDQQVQTSVNSGGKVLTGGKPLGDRPGNFYPPTIITDLSPDSAIAKEEFFGPVALLFRVPNIDEAIKLANATPFGLGASAWTTNSQQQQRLVNEIEAGAVFINGMVKSDPRLPFGGIKRSGYGRELGIQGIHEFVNVKTVWVK; from the coding sequence ATGCCTATCGCCACTATTAATCCCGCCACAGGGGAGTTGCTCAAAAACTTTGAGCCACATAATGATACAGAAATTGCCGCCAAACTGGATTTGGCGCAACAGGCTTTTGAAAAGTACCGCATGACGAGTTTTCCAGAGCGATCGCGCTGGATGGAAAAAGCTGCTGATATCTTAGAACAAGAAAAGGCGGACTTTGCCAAGTTGATGACCCTGGAAATGGGCAAGACTTACAAAAGCGCGATCGCCGAAGTGGAAAAATGCGCTTGGGTTTGTCGCTACTACGCCGAACACGCCGCTCAATTCCTGGCTGATGTCTACGTAGAAACCGATGCAACAAAAAGTTTTGTCAAATATCAACCATTGGGTATAGTTCTCGCGGTGATGCCGTGGAATTTCCCCTTTTGGCAAGTATTTCGGTTTGCAGCACCCGCACTCATGGCGGGAAATGTCGGCTTACTCAAACACGCCTCTAATGTGCCGCAGTGTGCTTTGGCAATTGAAGACATTATCCAAAGGGCGGGTTTCCCTGAAGGTGTTTTTCAAACCTTGTTAATACCTGGTGCCAAAGTCGCCGATTTAATCAGCGATGAACGCATCAAAGCTGCTACCTTGACAGGAAGCGAACCAGCAGGCATGTCTCTTGCCACGGCATGTGGTAAACAAATTAAGAAGACAGTTCTAGAATTGGGTGGCAGTGACCCGTTTATTGTGTTAGAAAGTGCTGACTTAGAAGCAGCAGTTGCAGTTGCGACTACAGCGCGGATGTTGAATAACGGTCAATCATGTATAGCAGCAAAACGCTTCATCATCCAAGAAGCGATCGCAGACAAATTTGAAAAGCTGCTATTAGAAAAGTACCATGCGCTGAAAATAGGCGATCCCATGCAACCGGAAACCGATATCGGGCCACTGGCAACCTCTGATATTCTCCAAGATTTAGACCAACAAGTGCAAACTAGTGTCAATTCTGGGGGAAAAGTCCTCACTGGTGGAAAGCCTTTAGGAGATCGTCCTGGCAACTTCTATCCGCCGACAATTATTACAGACCTGTCTCCGGATAGTGCGATCGCCAAAGAAGAATTTTTTGGCCCGGTGGCGTTGTTATTCCGCGTACCAAATATTGACGAAGCAATTAAACTAGCAAATGCTACACCCTTTGGCTTGGGTGCAAGCGCTTGGACAACCAATTCTCAACAACAACAGCGTTTAGTCAATGAAATCGAAGCAGGTGCCGTATTTATCAACGGTATGGTCAAATCCGATCCCCGCCTCCCCTTCGGTGGCATTAAACGTTCTGGGTATGGCAGGGAATTGGGTATTCAAGGTATACATGAATTCGTCAATGTTAAGACGGTGTGGGTTAAGTAA
- a CDS encoding S8 family serine peptidase — MGDKLDPQLWYLMYKHNSDKSELASPELAEWVGLRQTQEQLNTVEVLVRCIDANRSDALRSIGMNIHFDIQEPYTIASGEVTLDTLDKLKELDFVARVEASHPMLTDLQDSRDETCTEPLHLSDPKVRGEGVIVGIIDTGIDYTHESFRNDDGTSRILYLWDQGAEKDPNGRVPYGREYTKAQLDAVLKLSNPLTEVSHQDGNGHGTHVAGIAAGNGCAEWNQCIHNNNKCAKQCKYTGIAPEADLIVVAFQMERISSPEDSGRPLTLGRSVRAFNAFAYITQRASESSRPVAINLSMGTCIGGHAGETLLEQFLDQLLRQPKIVAVKSAGNEQERLSHAGGEIQQGQTLVLEFEVDSNNPRDMLEVWYDAADTISISLQPPDSVPLAFTAPNDIYERFRTNNNNDITLKFDYDVDLSGDTSATIFLLGGRAKYIQSGKWKLLLRGDSVEVGRYDVWISGICKQSRFLRNSADDSCTITIPGNAKRIITVGSYVISSSTNPQPSTSLEPGNISSFSSRGPTRYGLQKPEIAAPGEEIISARSKSADPDQCPAYHDSRHYTPMMGTSMAAPHVTGAAALILSVNQGLTCEQVKQILMQTARRDDFVCSAPNLNYIWGSGKLDVKAAVERARTIQFSQISNVQINGATLSWQTDIPTTTVVRFHTHQGKLQLGKVVGTQEDSTLQTNHTLTLSGLSPGTYYCEISGVSEDNWQTTDDNYGDFYIVEITN, encoded by the coding sequence ATGGGAGATAAACTAGATCCACAGCTGTGGTACTTAATGTACAAACATAACTCTGATAAATCTGAACTTGCATCTCCTGAACTTGCAGAGTGGGTTGGGCTACGTCAGACACAAGAACAACTGAATACTGTTGAGGTTCTGGTACGCTGTATAGATGCTAATCGCTCAGATGCTCTACGCAGCATTGGTATGAATATTCATTTTGATATCCAGGAACCTTATACTATTGCCAGTGGAGAGGTGACGTTAGATACATTAGATAAACTGAAAGAGCTGGATTTTGTTGCTAGGGTGGAAGCATCTCACCCAATGCTGACAGATCTCCAAGATTCCCGTGACGAAACTTGCACAGAACCTCTACACCTGAGTGACCCAAAAGTAAGGGGTGAAGGGGTGATAGTCGGCATCATTGATACAGGTATAGATTACACACACGAAAGCTTTCGTAATGATGATGGTACTTCGCGCATTTTATATTTATGGGATCAAGGCGCGGAGAAAGACCCAAATGGCAGAGTCCCTTACGGACGAGAATACACCAAAGCTCAGTTGGATGCAGTATTAAAATTATCAAATCCCCTTACGGAAGTCAGTCACCAAGATGGTAATGGACATGGCACCCATGTTGCTGGAATTGCCGCAGGTAATGGATGTGCGGAGTGGAATCAATGTATTCATAATAATAATAAATGTGCGAAGCAGTGCAAATATACTGGCATTGCCCCTGAAGCTGACCTGATTGTGGTTGCTTTCCAAATGGAAAGAATCTCTTCTCCAGAGGATTCAGGTAGACCATTGACTTTAGGACGTTCAGTCCGAGCTTTCAATGCATTCGCTTACATTACTCAGCGTGCGAGCGAATCGAGTCGCCCCGTTGCCATTAACCTTAGCATGGGAACCTGTATTGGCGGACATGCAGGCGAAACGCTGTTGGAGCAATTTCTGGATCAACTTTTGAGGCAACCTAAGATTGTTGCGGTTAAGTCAGCAGGTAATGAGCAAGAGAGGCTTAGCCATGCCGGAGGAGAGATACAGCAAGGACAAACTTTGGTTCTGGAGTTTGAAGTCGACAGCAATAATCCTCGAGACATGCTTGAGGTGTGGTATGACGCCGCAGACACAATCAGCATTTCCCTACAACCTCCAGATAGTGTTCCCTTGGCATTTACTGCACCAAATGATATATATGAGCGGTTTCGGACAAACAATAATAATGACATAACCTTAAAGTTTGACTATGATGTCGATCTCAGTGGCGATACGAGCGCTACTATTTTTCTATTAGGGGGCAGGGCAAAGTACATTCAATCTGGCAAATGGAAACTGCTGTTGCGGGGCGACAGTGTAGAAGTAGGACGCTACGATGTCTGGATTAGTGGAATTTGTAAACAGAGCCGCTTCCTGAGAAATTCTGCTGACGACAGCTGTACAATTACAATTCCTGGCAACGCCAAGCGTATTATAACTGTTGGATCTTACGTAATTAGTTCAAGTACAAATCCACAACCAAGTACAAGTTTAGAACCAGGAAATATTTCATCTTTTAGCAGTCGAGGACCAACCCGCTACGGGTTACAAAAACCAGAAATAGCGGCTCCAGGGGAGGAAATTATTTCTGCTCGCTCTAAGAGTGCAGACCCAGATCAGTGTCCAGCATATCATGATAGTAGACACTATACACCCATGATGGGTACAAGCATGGCTGCGCCCCATGTAACGGGAGCAGCAGCCTTGATTTTAAGTGTGAATCAGGGTTTAACTTGTGAGCAAGTCAAGCAAATTTTGATGCAAACAGCCCGACGTGATGACTTTGTCTGTAGCGCTCCCAACCTCAACTATATCTGGGGTAGTGGCAAATTAGATGTAAAAGCAGCTGTTGAACGTGCCCGTACAATTCAGTTTTCTCAAATCAGCAATGTACAAATCAACGGTGCAACCCTCTCATGGCAAACCGACATTCCTACAACAACTGTTGTGCGTTTTCATACCCATCAAGGTAAGCTGCAACTCGGCAAGGTTGTCGGTACGCAAGAAGACTCTACGCTGCAAACGAATCACACGCTAACTCTTAGTGGATTGTCCCCCGGAACGTACTATTGCGAAATTTCAGGTGTTTCAGAAGACAATTGGCAGACAACTGACGATAACTATGGAGATTTTTATATTGTAGAAATCACTAATTGA
- a CDS encoding helix-turn-helix domain-containing protein: protein MARSVKVASDYIQKVKVAIQLQGYPRQKDLAVDLGLSLSTVKNFLSGKPVDFLNFLEISRALGLDWKEIADSSYEPKPSLEERSPFITGTPITHPRYFFGREKDLKRLFDLLKRHPLQNAAIIGKKRIGKTSLLHYLKNITTTPAEQLRREQKYQWLPCAEVYKWIFIDFQDPRMACRVRLLSYIIESLGMKVPTPCDLDNFMDVVSSNLHNPTVILLDEIGIGLQRCPDLDDNFWECLRSLATNHTGGNLAFVLASPESPLELARSNGHSSPFFNIFGYSVTLGALSETEARQLIASSPIPFPEDDVKWILTKSQCFPLLVQILCRERLFSLEDGEVGDDWQKEGLRQIKPFTDLL from the coding sequence ATGGCGCGATCAGTTAAGGTAGCCTCAGATTATATCCAAAAAGTTAAAGTAGCTATCCAACTTCAAGGTTATCCACGTCAAAAAGATTTGGCTGTAGATTTAGGACTTTCTCTATCCACGGTTAAAAACTTCCTTAGTGGTAAACCCGTTGATTTTTTGAATTTCCTTGAAATCAGTCGGGCATTGGGGCTAGATTGGAAAGAAATTGCAGATTCTTCATATGAACCAAAACCATCCCTTGAGGAGCGATCGCCTTTCATCACGGGCACACCCATCACACATCCTCGTTACTTTTTCGGACGCGAGAAGGATCTCAAACGCCTCTTCGATTTACTCAAGCGCCATCCCTTGCAAAATGCCGCTATTATCGGCAAAAAGCGCATTGGCAAAACCTCTTTGCTGCACTACCTGAAAAATATCACTACTACTCCAGCAGAACAGTTACGTCGCGAGCAAAAGTATCAATGGCTACCATGCGCGGAAGTTTATAAGTGGATTTTCATAGACTTTCAAGATCCGCGTATGGCATGTAGAGTAAGGCTACTAAGCTACATCATTGAAAGCCTGGGTATGAAAGTGCCGACACCTTGTGACTTGGATAATTTTATGGATGTAGTTAGTAGCAATTTACATAACCCCACAGTCATCTTACTTGATGAGATTGGTATTGGATTGCAACGCTGTCCTGATTTGGATGATAATTTCTGGGAGTGCTTGCGCTCCTTGGCAACGAACCATACAGGAGGCAATCTAGCTTTTGTTTTGGCTTCTCCCGAATCACCACTTGAACTGGCTCGCAGCAACGGCCATAGTTCACCCTTTTTCAATATTTTCGGCTATTCTGTAACTTTGGGAGCGCTGTCTGAGACAGAAGCACGGCAATTAATAGCTAGTTCACCCATTCCTTTCCCAGAGGACGATGTTAAATGGATTTTGACTAAAAGTCAGTGCTTCCCACTTTTGGTGCAAATTCTCTGTAGAGAAAGGTTATTTAGTCTGGAAGACGGAGAAGTAGGCGATGATTGGCAAAAGGAAGGTTTAAGACAAATAAAGCCATTTACTGATTTGTTGTAG
- a CDS encoding acetolactate synthase large subunit: MNTAELLVQCLENEGVEYVFGLPGEENLHVLEAIKHSSIQFITTRHEQGAAFMADVYGRLTGKAGVCLSTLGPGATNLMTGVADANLDGAPLVAITGQVGTDRMHIESHQYLDLVAMFAPVTKWNKQIVRPSITPELVRKAFKLAQSEKPGAVHIDLPENIAAMPVEGKPLQKHNVEKTFASFANIRSAAAIISQATNPIILVGNGAIRAQASDAVTQFATQLNIPVANTFMGKGVIPYTHPLALWAVGLQQRDFITCGFDNTDLVIAIGYDLIEFSPKKWNPDGKIPIVHIAATPAEIDSSYIPSVEVVGDISDSLYEILKVADRQGKPNPYAINLRSNIRADYEQYANDSGFPVKPQKIIYDLRQIMGPEDIVISDVGAHKMWIARHYHCYSPNTCLISNGFAAMGIAIPGALAAKLVYPNRKVVAATGDGGFMMNCQELETALRVGTAFVTLIFNDGGYGLIEWKQENQFGKGRSSFVHFGNPDFVKLAESMGLKGYRVEAATDLVPVLKEALAQDVPAVIDCPVDYRENIRFTQKAGELNCVV; the protein is encoded by the coding sequence ATGAATACAGCAGAGTTATTAGTACAGTGTTTGGAAAATGAAGGGGTGGAATATGTTTTTGGACTCCCTGGCGAAGAAAATTTGCACGTTTTGGAAGCAATAAAACACTCCTCCATTCAATTTATTACTACCCGTCACGAACAGGGTGCGGCATTCATGGCAGATGTCTACGGACGTCTGACAGGAAAAGCAGGGGTTTGTCTTTCAACTCTTGGGCCAGGGGCTACAAATTTAATGACAGGGGTGGCTGATGCTAATCTCGATGGTGCGCCCTTAGTAGCGATTACCGGGCAAGTAGGAACAGATAGAATGCACATCGAATCCCATCAATATTTGGATTTGGTGGCAATGTTTGCCCCGGTGACAAAGTGGAATAAACAGATTGTGCGACCTAGTATTACACCGGAATTGGTGCGGAAAGCGTTTAAGCTAGCACAAAGTGAAAAACCTGGCGCTGTTCATATCGATTTGCCAGAAAATATTGCTGCTATGCCAGTAGAAGGCAAACCCTTGCAAAAGCATAATGTCGAAAAAACTTTTGCTTCTTTTGCGAATATTAGGTCTGCCGCAGCAATAATTTCGCAGGCGACTAATCCAATTATCTTAGTAGGAAATGGTGCCATCCGCGCTCAAGCCAGTGATGCTGTCACCCAATTTGCCACTCAGCTAAATATCCCCGTTGCTAATACATTTATGGGCAAAGGAGTTATTCCTTACACCCATCCTTTAGCATTGTGGGCAGTAGGATTGCAGCAGCGGGATTTCATTACCTGTGGTTTTGATAACACAGACTTAGTAATAGCCATTGGCTATGATTTAATTGAATTTTCCCCGAAAAAATGGAATCCTGATGGCAAGATTCCTATTGTTCATATTGCTGCCACGCCAGCAGAAATAGATAGTAGTTATATTCCCAGTGTGGAAGTAGTAGGTGATATTTCAGATTCTCTTTATGAAATCTTAAAAGTAGCAGACCGCCAGGGTAAACCCAATCCTTATGCTATTAACTTACGGTCAAATATTCGCGCCGACTACGAACAATACGCCAACGATAGCGGGTTTCCAGTCAAGCCTCAAAAAATAATTTATGACTTGCGGCAGATCATGGGCCCAGAAGATATCGTTATTTCTGATGTCGGCGCACATAAAATGTGGATTGCCCGTCACTATCACTGCTATAGTCCCAATACTTGCCTTATTTCTAACGGTTTTGCAGCAATGGGAATTGCCATTCCTGGTGCTTTAGCAGCCAAACTCGTTTATCCCAATCGCAAAGTTGTAGCTGCAACTGGCGATGGCGGTTTTATGATGAACTGCCAGGAATTAGAAACTGCTTTGCGTGTTGGTACAGCCTTTGTCACCTTAATTTTTAATGATGGTGGCTACGGCTTGATTGAATGGAAGCAAGAAAATCAATTTGGCAAAGGTAGATCGTCTTTCGTGCATTTTGGCAATCCTGATTTTGTCAAACTTGCCGAAAGTATGGGCTTAAAAGGCTACCGTGTAGAAGCAGCTACCGATTTGGTTCCTGTGCTGAAAGAAGCCCTAGCTCAAGATGTGCCAGCAGTGATAGATTGCCCTGTAGACTATCGGGAAAATATCCGCTTTACACAAAAAGCGGGTGAGTTGAACTGTGTGGTGTAA
- a CDS encoding YqhA family protein codes for MLFKTMLQQIFLGCRISILVPVICSLLAGFTLLIYGAAQTINTIGHAVSVGHVSSKEAKMMVLSFIEIIDLFLLATVLYITGLGLYELFIDSRIKVPAWLEIRNIDELKSKLASVVVVILGVVFLGQAVRWESGREILPFGLSVALVSGTLTYFLGEKNKGEKMKKYLGSNGTKNAIIHENEVEYSTNGGKH; via the coding sequence ATGCTTTTTAAAACCATGCTTCAGCAAATTTTTCTTGGCTGTCGAATATCGATTCTAGTTCCTGTAATTTGTTCATTATTGGCAGGGTTTACACTCTTAATATACGGCGCTGCCCAAACTATCAATACGATAGGTCACGCTGTAAGCGTAGGTCATGTATCTAGCAAGGAAGCAAAGATGATGGTTTTATCGTTTATAGAAATCATCGATTTGTTTCTCCTGGCGACAGTTCTCTACATTACAGGATTAGGACTCTATGAACTTTTTATTGACAGTCGTATCAAGGTACCAGCCTGGCTAGAGATCCGTAACATCGATGAACTCAAAAGCAAGCTTGCCAGCGTCGTGGTAGTGATATTAGGCGTTGTGTTCCTCGGGCAGGCAGTAAGGTGGGAGAGTGGAAGAGAAATCTTGCCCTTTGGATTAAGTGTTGCCTTAGTGAGTGGAACTTTAACTTATTTTCTGGGCGAAAAAAATAAAGGCGAAAAAATGAAAAAGTATTTAGGTAGTAACGGAACAAAAAACGCCATTATCCATGAAAATGAAGTAGAGTATAGCACTAACGGGGGCAAACATTGA